The proteins below are encoded in one region of Pseudoduganella armeniaca:
- a CDS encoding TIGR03013 family XrtA/PEP-CTERM system glycosyltransferase: MAEPSAPVAWPQHGERNVIRIFNHYVSRMGIVLLLMELLILHAAAALTTLLWTGAAHQPLQLTFSAFAFALVNVFCMSTLGMYLQQEREDMRATLARIAPAFVLGFALLSALMHVLPAIHFGRAGGMAFVLGGAGVVLTRLLLFKSPSAGMMTERLIVVGDGALALECLELAASPGRPCRFDVVGCVPVPGEASCVPAAKRLPPGESLLSLARRHGATELVVSVGDRRSGAYPVRELLDCALGGVRVTDAAHFFEREASQIRLDSLQPSYLIFGGGFDQSFLRAAVKRTFDLAASAAICLVTLPVMLAAALCIVLEDGGPVIFRQERVGKDGRRFQVLKFRSMGPDAERDGQPRWATAQDPRVTRVGYWLRKLRIDELPQMINVFRGEMSFVGPRPERAYFVEQLGRAIAYYDVRHSIKPGITGLAQVRYQYGASVDDAVRKLQYDLYYVKNNSLFLDLLILIDTVRVVLSGKGAR, from the coding sequence ATGGCTGAGCCATCGGCACCGGTGGCGTGGCCACAGCACGGGGAGCGCAACGTGATCCGGATCTTCAACCATTATGTGTCGCGCATGGGCATCGTCCTGCTGTTGATGGAACTGCTGATCCTGCACGCGGCGGCGGCGCTGACGACGCTGTTGTGGACCGGCGCCGCGCACCAGCCGCTGCAGCTGACCTTTTCCGCGTTCGCCTTTGCGCTGGTGAACGTGTTCTGCATGAGCACCCTCGGCATGTACCTGCAGCAGGAGCGCGAGGACATGCGTGCCACGCTGGCGCGCATCGCGCCGGCCTTCGTGCTGGGCTTCGCGCTGCTGTCGGCCTTGATGCACGTGCTGCCTGCGATTCACTTCGGCCGCGCCGGCGGCATGGCGTTCGTGCTGGGCGGCGCGGGGGTCGTGCTGACGCGGCTCCTGCTGTTCAAATCGCCCTCGGCGGGGATGATGACGGAGCGCCTGATCGTCGTCGGCGACGGCGCGCTGGCGCTCGAATGCCTGGAGCTGGCGGCCAGCCCGGGCCGGCCGTGTCGCTTCGACGTGGTGGGCTGCGTGCCGGTGCCGGGCGAGGCCAGTTGCGTGCCGGCGGCGAAGCGCCTGCCGCCGGGCGAATCGCTGCTGTCGCTGGCGCGCCGCCATGGCGCGACCGAACTGGTGGTCTCGGTCGGGGACCGCCGCAGCGGCGCCTATCCGGTGCGCGAGCTGCTCGATTGCGCGCTGGGCGGGGTGCGCGTGACCGACGCGGCGCATTTCTTCGAACGCGAGGCCAGCCAGATCCGGCTCGACTCGCTGCAACCGAGCTACCTGATCTTCGGCGGCGGCTTCGACCAGAGCTTCCTGCGCGCCGCCGTCAAGCGCACGTTCGACCTGGCCGCCAGCGCCGCCATCTGTCTCGTCACGCTGCCCGTGATGCTGGCCGCGGCGCTGTGCATCGTGCTGGAGGATGGCGGTCCCGTGATCTTCCGCCAGGAGCGGGTCGGCAAGGACGGGCGCCGCTTCCAGGTCCTGAAGTTCCGCAGCATGGGGCCCGATGCGGAGCGCGACGGCCAGCCGCGCTGGGCCACGGCGCAGGACCCGCGCGTGACGCGGGTAGGCTACTGGCTGCGCAAGCTGCGCATCGACGAGCTGCCGCAGATGATCAACGTGTTTCGTGGCGAGATGAGCTTCGTCGGCCCGCGTCCGGAACGCGCCTACTTCGTCGAGCAGTTGGGGCGCGCGATCGCCTACTACGACGTGCGCCACAGCATCAAGCCCGGCATCACCGGCCTGGCCCAGGTGCGCTACCAGTACGGCGCGTCAGTGGACGACGCGGTGCGCAAGCTGCAGTACGACCTGTATTACGTGAAGAACAACAGCCTGTTCCTCGACCTGCTGATCCTGATCGACACGGTGCGGGTGGTCCTGTCCGGCAAGGGGGCGCGCTGA
- the nadB gene encoding L-aspartate oxidase, producing the protein MKFDVAIVGSGLAGLSVALHLAETRKVAIISKRELLDGASNWAQGGIAAVLDSGDSHEQHIADTLVAGGGLCDVGATRFIVEHGREAIEWLIEQGVPFTRDTSAELGFHLTREGGHSQRRIIHAADATGHAVQVTLESKVRAHPNISLFEHHCAIDLITSDKLGPRPHHRNAQPKCHGLYVQDTQTGEVHTVAAEHTVMCTGGAGKVYLYTTNPDTASGDGIAMAWRAGCRVSNMEFIQFHPTCLYHPYAKSFLITEAIRGEGGVLKLPPEAGAAAGQRFMLAHDPRAELAPRDVVARAIDFEIKKRGLDYVHLDISHKPAEFLIEHFPTIYARCMELGIDITKEPIPIVPAAHYTCGGVVTDLVGRTDLPGLYAVGETACTGLHGANRLASNSLLECVVVGRACAQDIVSQEKNGTPYLPDWDESRVTDADEEVVIAHNWDELRRFMWNYVGIVRTTKRLERAQHRIALLKEEIDEYYRNFRITADLLELRNLVDVAGLIVNSALQRRESRGLHYSRDYPETLPKALPSILTPTRR; encoded by the coding sequence ATGAAATTTGACGTCGCGATCGTCGGCAGCGGACTGGCCGGCCTCTCGGTGGCCCTGCACCTGGCCGAAACCCGCAAGGTAGCCATCATTTCCAAACGCGAATTGCTGGATGGCGCCAGCAACTGGGCCCAGGGCGGCATCGCCGCCGTGCTGGACTCCGGCGACAGCCACGAACAGCACATCGCCGACACGCTGGTCGCCGGCGGCGGCCTGTGCGACGTAGGCGCCACCCGCTTCATCGTCGAACATGGCCGCGAGGCCATCGAGTGGCTGATCGAGCAGGGCGTGCCGTTCACCCGCGACACCAGCGCGGAGCTGGGCTTCCACCTGACCCGCGAGGGCGGCCACAGCCAGCGCCGCATCATCCATGCGGCCGACGCGACCGGCCACGCCGTCCAGGTCACGCTGGAATCGAAGGTGCGCGCGCACCCGAACATCAGCCTGTTCGAGCACCACTGCGCGATCGACCTGATCACCTCCGACAAGCTGGGGCCGCGCCCGCACCACCGCAACGCCCAGCCGAAATGCCACGGCCTGTACGTGCAGGACACGCAGACGGGCGAGGTGCACACCGTGGCGGCCGAGCACACCGTGATGTGCACAGGCGGCGCCGGCAAGGTCTACCTGTACACGACCAACCCCGACACCGCCAGCGGCGACGGCATCGCGATGGCCTGGCGCGCCGGCTGCCGGGTGTCGAACATGGAGTTCATCCAGTTCCACCCGACCTGCCTGTACCACCCGTATGCCAAGTCCTTCCTGATCACCGAGGCGATCCGCGGCGAAGGCGGCGTATTGAAACTGCCGCCGGAAGCCGGGGCGGCGGCGGGCCAGCGCTTCATGCTGGCGCACGATCCGCGCGCCGAACTGGCCCCGCGCGACGTGGTGGCACGGGCCATCGACTTCGAGATCAAGAAGCGCGGCCTGGATTACGTCCACCTGGACATCAGCCACAAGCCGGCCGAGTTCCTGATCGAGCACTTCCCCACCATCTACGCACGCTGCATGGAACTGGGCATCGACATCACCAAGGAGCCGATCCCCATCGTGCCGGCCGCGCACTACACCTGCGGCGGCGTCGTCACGGACCTGGTCGGCCGCACCGACCTGCCCGGCCTGTACGCGGTGGGCGAGACGGCCTGCACGGGGCTGCACGGCGCCAACCGCCTGGCCAGCAACTCGCTGCTCGAATGCGTGGTGGTCGGGCGCGCCTGCGCGCAGGACATCGTGTCGCAGGAAAAGAACGGCACGCCCTACCTGCCGGACTGGGACGAAAGCCGCGTCACGGACGCGGACGAGGAAGTCGTCATCGCCCACAATTGGGACGAGCTGCGCCGCTTCATGTGGAACTATGTCGGCATCGTGCGCACCACCAAGCGGCTGGAGCGGGCGCAGCACCGCATCGCCCTGCTCAAGGAGGAAATCGACGAGTACTACCGCAACTTCCGCATCACGGCCGACCTGCTGGAGCTGCGCAACCTGGTCGACGTGGCCGGGCTGATCGTCAACAGCGCGCTGCAGCGGCGCGAGAGCCGCGGCCTGCATTACAGCCGCGACTATCCGGAAACGCTGCCGAAGGCGCTGCCCAGCATCCTGACGCCGACCCGGCGCTGA
- a CDS encoding GNAT family N-acetyltransferase, which translates to MATEATLRLARPEDIPALEALIARSGLGLSVGFYTDAQAAALTAHVYGVDTQLIADGTYFVVERDGVPLACGGWSKRATLYGADRAKLAADPLLDPATQPARIRAFFVDPSAPRQGLGTLLLRHCESAAVAAGFRELEMTATLPGVPFYRQAGYETVERFEIEPGGVKTPLERMRKRFAAVG; encoded by the coding sequence ATGGCGACCGAAGCGACGCTGCGCCTGGCCCGGCCGGAAGACATCCCCGCCCTGGAAGCGCTGATCGCGCGTTCCGGCCTGGGCCTGTCGGTCGGCTTCTATACCGATGCGCAGGCGGCCGCGCTGACGGCGCATGTGTACGGCGTCGATACCCAGCTGATCGCGGACGGCACTTATTTTGTCGTGGAGCGGGACGGCGTGCCGCTGGCTTGCGGCGGCTGGAGCAAGCGCGCGACCTTGTACGGCGCGGACCGTGCCAAGCTGGCGGCCGATCCGCTGCTGGACCCGGCCACGCAGCCGGCCCGCATCCGCGCCTTCTTCGTCGATCCGAGCGCACCGCGCCAGGGCCTGGGCACGCTGCTGCTGCGCCATTGCGAGAGCGCTGCCGTCGCTGCGGGGTTCCGGGAACTGGAGATGACCGCGACGTTGCCGGGGGTGCCGTTCTATCGGCAGGCCGGGTACGAGACCGTGGAGCGGTTCGAGATCGAACCGGGTGGCGTGAAAACGCCGCTGGAGCGGATGCGCAAGCGGTTTGCCGCCGTCGGTTAG
- a CDS encoding 3-hydroxyacyl-CoA dehydrogenase NAD-binding domain-containing protein, translating into MSADYQVIDAVAVITLNNPPVNGLGLATRTAAVEGIRKAQDDAAVQAIVITGAGKAFSGGADIKEFNSPKALTEPTLHTLIRTAEECSKPVVAAIHSVCMGGGLELALGCHYRVALPGAQIALPEVKLGLLPGAGGTQRLPRVLGLETALNMIVSGTPAASEKLPALFDEVLPAGTDFAGLVQAAVAFANRIADVRPLPKIRERKVDYPNSEAFLQFSRNTVKSVAGPFPAPLECLETVAASVTMKFEDGLAFERERFLHLMQTTESKALRHAFFAEREASKVPDVPGDTPTRKIERAAVIGAGTMGGGIAMNFANAGIPVTLLETKQEALDKGLATIRKNYENTLKKGKLTQEKFDQRLALITGTLDYAEIGQADIVIEAVFEEMGVKEAVFRKLDEVMKQGAILATNTSTLDVDKIAACTSRPHDVIGTHFFSPANVMKLLEIVRGKATGSDVLATALALSKKLKKTGVVSGVCDGFIGNRMIEQYSRQAGFLLDEGCLPEQVDQAMEKFGFAMGPFRMGDLAGNDIGWYIRKRRAIEKPEIQYSKTADLLCELGRFGQKTGGGWYDYKPGDRKPYPNQQVNDMIVQHSADLGIERRPIADQEIVERLVYALVNEGAHILEEGIALRASDIDMVYLTGYGFPLFRGGPMFYADTVGLPNVLATIERLAKGRHGDAWRPAPLLVQLAAEGKGFNSR; encoded by the coding sequence ATGAGTGCCGACTACCAAGTGATCGACGCCGTCGCGGTCATCACGCTGAACAACCCGCCCGTCAACGGCCTGGGCCTGGCCACGCGCACGGCTGCCGTCGAGGGCATCCGCAAGGCGCAGGACGACGCGGCCGTGCAAGCCATCGTCATCACCGGGGCCGGCAAGGCCTTTTCGGGTGGCGCGGACATCAAGGAATTCAATTCGCCCAAGGCGCTGACCGAACCCACGCTGCACACGCTGATCCGTACCGCGGAAGAGTGCAGCAAGCCCGTCGTGGCGGCGATCCACAGCGTCTGCATGGGCGGCGGCCTGGAACTGGCCCTGGGTTGCCACTACCGCGTGGCCCTGCCAGGCGCGCAGATCGCGCTGCCGGAAGTGAAGCTGGGCCTGTTGCCGGGCGCCGGCGGCACGCAGCGCCTGCCGCGCGTGCTGGGCCTGGAGACGGCGCTGAACATGATCGTCTCCGGCACCCCGGCGGCATCCGAGAAACTGCCGGCCCTGTTCGACGAGGTGCTGCCGGCCGGGACCGACTTCGCCGGCCTGGTGCAGGCCGCCGTGGCCTTCGCCAATCGCATCGCCGATGTGCGCCCGCTGCCGAAGATACGCGAGCGCAAGGTGGACTACCCGAACTCTGAGGCTTTTTTACAATTTTCGCGCAATACCGTGAAGAGCGTGGCCGGCCCGTTCCCGGCGCCGCTGGAGTGCCTGGAAACCGTGGCCGCCTCGGTGACGATGAAATTCGAGGATGGCCTGGCGTTCGAGCGCGAGCGCTTCCTGCACCTGATGCAGACCACCGAATCGAAGGCGCTGCGCCATGCGTTCTTCGCCGAGCGCGAGGCCAGCAAGGTGCCGGACGTGCCGGGCGACACGCCGACCCGCAAGATCGAACGGGCGGCCGTGATCGGCGCCGGCACGATGGGTGGGGGCATCGCGATGAACTTCGCCAATGCCGGCATCCCGGTGACGCTGCTGGAAACCAAGCAGGAAGCGCTGGACAAGGGCCTGGCGACGATCCGCAAGAACTACGAGAACACGCTCAAAAAAGGCAAGCTGACGCAGGAGAAGTTCGACCAGCGCCTGGCCCTGATCACCGGCACGCTGGACTATGCCGAGATCGGCCAGGCCGACATCGTCATCGAGGCCGTGTTCGAGGAGATGGGCGTCAAGGAAGCCGTGTTCAGGAAGCTCGACGAGGTGATGAAGCAGGGCGCGATCCTGGCCACCAACACCTCGACCCTGGACGTGGACAAGATCGCCGCGTGCACCAGCCGCCCGCACGACGTGATCGGCACGCACTTCTTCAGCCCCGCCAACGTGATGAAGCTGCTGGAGATCGTGCGCGGCAAGGCCACCGGCAGCGACGTGCTGGCCACCGCGCTGGCCCTGTCGAAAAAGCTGAAGAAGACCGGTGTGGTCTCGGGCGTGTGCGATGGCTTCATCGGCAACCGCATGATCGAGCAGTACTCGCGCCAGGCCGGCTTCCTGCTGGACGAAGGCTGCCTGCCGGAGCAGGTCGACCAGGCGATGGAGAAGTTCGGCTTCGCCATGGGGCCGTTCCGCATGGGTGACCTGGCCGGCAACGACATCGGCTGGTACATCCGCAAGCGTCGCGCCATCGAGAAACCGGAGATCCAGTATTCGAAGACGGCCGACCTGCTGTGCGAGCTGGGCCGCTTCGGCCAAAAGACGGGCGGCGGCTGGTACGACTACAAGCCGGGCGACCGCAAGCCGTATCCGAACCAGCAGGTCAACGACATGATCGTGCAGCATTCGGCCGATCTGGGTATCGAGCGCCGTCCCATCGCCGACCAGGAGATCGTCGAACGCCTGGTGTACGCGCTGGTCAACGAAGGCGCCCATATCCTGGAAGAGGGCATCGCGCTGCGCGCTTCGGACATCGACATGGTCTACCTGACCGGCTACGGCTTCCCGCTGTTCCGCGGCGGCCCGATGTTCTATGCCGACACGGTCGGCCTGCCGAACGTGCTGGCAACCATCGAGCGCCTGGCCAAGGGCCGGCATGGCGACGCATGGCGCCCGGCGCCGCTGCTGGTGCAGCTGGCGGCCGAGGGCAAGGGTTTTAATTCGCGCTAA